The Terriglobus roseus sequence GTATTCCTCGAACTCAGGGCGGAACTTCTTGATGAAGCCAAGCGTTGGCATGGCTGCGGCGTCGCCAAGCGGGCAGAAGGTGCGGCCCATCATGTTCTCAGCCAGGTACTGAATGTTGTTGATGTCCTTCAGATTACCGCCACCGTTATAGAAACGTGTCAGCGTCTTCTTTAGCCAGTCCGTTCCCTCGCGGCAGGGGATGCACCAGCCGCAGGATTCATGCTGGTAGAACTTGATCGTCCGCAGCGCGAACTCAACGATGGAGACCGTTTCGTCCAGCACAACAATGCCGCCCGAGCCGAGCATGGTACCGGCCTTGCCCATCTGATCGAAGTCGAGGCCGACATCGAGCTCATCGGCAGTGAGAACCGGGCAGCTCGATCCGCCGGGAACAACAGCTTTTAGCTTGCGACCACCCTTGACGCCACCGGCAACTTCATAGATGGCCTTCTTCAGGTTGTAGCCCATGGGCAGCTCGTAGACGCCGGGGCGCTCGACGTGGCCGCTGATGCCAAAGAGGCGCGTGCCGCCGTTGCGCTCGCTGCCGATTTTCGCGTAGTCCGCGCCACCCATCAGAAGGATATGCGGCGCGGAAGCGATCGTCTCGGCGTTATTGATGACGGTCGGACCGCCGTACAGGCCCACGACAGCAGGGAAGGGGGGCTTGATGCGCGGAACACCACGCTTGCCCTCCAGAGACTCCATCAGAGCGGACTCTTCACCGACTTCGTACGCGCCTGCGCCGGTCTGCGTGACGATGTCGAAGTCGAC is a genomic window containing:
- the nuoF gene encoding NADH-quinone oxidoreductase subunit NuoF is translated as MPTLVSHPEEVRVLSRRFGQGAAEIDKYIELDGYKAVQKAIEQGPEWVINEMKASGLRGRGGAGFPTGLKWSFVPKTSEKPKYVLVNGDESEPGTCKDHVIFLHDPHAVIEGTMIAGLAIGAKMGFIYLRGEYRYLLKIVEKAVADAYAKGILGKNIFGKEGVDFDIVTQTGAGAYEVGEESALMESLEGKRGVPRIKPPFPAVVGLYGGPTVINNAETIASAPHILLMGGADYAKIGSERNGGTRLFGISGHVERPGVYELPMGYNLKKAIYEVAGGVKGGRKLKAVVPGGSSCPVLTADELDVGLDFDQMGKAGTMLGSGGIVVLDETVSIVEFALRTIKFYQHESCGWCIPCREGTDWLKKTLTRFYNGGGNLKDINNIQYLAENMMGRTFCPLGDAAAMPTLGFIKKFRPEFEEYLKGARTEKTFITTEELIGASH